The Anaerolineales bacterium genome includes the window CCGACCTGCTCAAGAAGCTCAACAGCGGCCTGGCCAAGGTCAAGGCGGAAGGCCTGATCGACGAACTCAACAAGAAGTGGGTCGAAACATTGGACCTGGGCGAGTAGGACGGAAACACACCGCGGGGCGACAAACGCCTCGCGGTTTTTTCATGCGGGGCGCTCCGCACCGCCGGAGCTGAGCGGCGGCGGAGCGCCCCGCGCGCGCCTTGGATGCGGATTATGGAAAAGAAAACGAAGGCACAGGCAGCGACCGCGCAGAAAACGGTTCTTGCGGCGCCGGGCGAAGAGCTCGGCGCTCACATGGACCCCTGGTGGGGGCTGGTGATCGCCGTCGCCGCGCTGGCCGCCTTCCTGATTTTTACCTACCCCGATCCGTACGGCAGGATCTTCCGCTACGTGTCCGACGGGGTCGCCATCACGTTCCTGACGACGGTCCTCTCCTTCTTAATGGTCGTCGTGGTTGGTTTGGTCGGTGGGTTGGGACGGATTTCGAAGCACCCCGTCATCTACGGGCTATCGACCCTCTATGTGGAAATCGTCCGCGGGATCCCGCTTTTGGTCCAGCTGATTTTCTGGTACTACGCCTTCCCGGCGCTGGTCCAGAGTATCGGCGACGCCTACACCGGGACCTGGCTTGCCTTCCTGTCGGATTTCCGCGCTCCGGCCCTGCCGATGGCTATCTTCG containing:
- a CDS encoding amino acid ABC transporter permease; its protein translation is MEKKTKAQAATAQKTVLAAPGEELGAHMDPWWGLVIAVAALAAFLIFTYPDPYGRIFRYVSDGVAITFLTTVLSFLMVVVVGLVGGLGRISKHPVIYGLSTLYVEIVRGIPLLVQLIFWYYAFPALVQSIGDAYTGTWLAFLSDFRAPALPMAIFGLTICYGAYMSEIYRAGIQSIPKGQIEAARSLGMSYAQTMRYVVLPQAVRVILPPMGNEFVSLLKDSSLVSVVAVADMTRRGQEFMSVNFIPLETWAMIALLYLMMTLFSARIVTWIEKRSKFER